One window of the Hyperolius riggenbachi isolate aHypRig1 chromosome 5, aHypRig1.pri, whole genome shotgun sequence genome contains the following:
- the LRRC61 gene encoding leucine-rich repeat-containing protein 61 isoform X1, giving the protein MKRNVHGSADWKTETRVSLQYFGVLPLSHFLFRNPGKGLSMADRKRPLFIKQNKHLFISEKIGPLTIYKMLLSLKTVDSQKIWEYGAEKPHKDNKVIMFVGEKGSDKSSLINTVLNCVFGVKWEDEFRVQLIDDRGGLSSFQTPRVTIYQINREDGFLIPYSITIIDIPEFGDTNEKRHNEKMMRQIREFFSKGSFTKIDAICFAVRSRLECLTATQMYIYENMLTIFGEIVRENIVFFAASAEAKEKNVPSTATEPTALPAQPDHGQFVYYIVDNAVVYADNSPTEDSNFTYVANELQWRMGMDSIKQFLSEYLPTLTSKCLSLKKEDLAETNALEVMLDGSVQKLMETMFVWCEVEERWRALKESKQHSETEFKIKVKQTIKKKIMSSENSTNCNTCQATCHQDCLVAFDAMKYFCEVFYWNAVCKVCGHGQSSHRSENFYWETTMVTKEIDYSEIKEKYKREYNEEMTYERILGKMQTEMSQGEKEAVAITQKIANSLRRLQEISSRSNPITVKDYIHVLIETERREKRSGYEERINVLEAAIRECIAK; this is encoded by the exons ATGAAAAGAAATGTGCATGGCTCTGCAGACTGGAAAACAGAAACCAGAGTTTCACTTCAGTATTTTGGGGTGCTTCCACTCTCTCACTTCCTCTTCAGGAATCCCG GTAAAGGCCTGTCTATGGCAGATCGTAAAAGACCTCTATTTATCAAACAGAACAAGCATCTCTTCATCTCAGAGAAGATAGGTCCTCTGACCATATACAAGATGTTGTTATCACTGAAGACTGTCGATTCTCAGAAGATCTGGGAATATGGAGCAGAGAAACCTCACAAGGACAACAAAGTCATAATGTTTGTTGGAGAAAAAGGATCTGATAAATCGTCTCTGATTAATACGGTGTTGAACTGCGTCTTTGGTGTGAAGTGGGAAGACGAGTttcgtgtccagctgatcgatgaCAGAGGTGGGCTGAGTTCGTTCCAGACACCGAGAGTCACCATTTACCAGATCAACCGTGAGGACGGATTCCTAATCCCATACTCCATAACCATCATTGACATCCCGGAGTTTGGAGACACCAACGAAAAGAGACATAATGAGAAAATGATGAGGCAGATACGAGAATTTTTTTCTAAGGGCAGCTTTACTAAGATAGATGCCATCTGTTTTGCTGTTCGGTCCCGTTTGGAATGCTTGACTGCAACACAGATGTACATTTATGAAAATatgttaactatttttggggaaattGTGAGGGAAAATATTGTCTTCTTTGCCGCATCAGCAGAAGCCAAGGAGAAGAACGTTCCTTCAACAGCTACTGAGCCAACAGCTCTCCCTGCCCAACCTGATCATGGACAATTCGTGTACTACATAGTGGACAATGCCGTTGTCTACGCCGATAACTCCCCCACGGAAGACAGTAATTTTACCTACGTAGCTAATGAATTGCAGTGGAGGATGGGTATGGACAGCATCAAACAATTTCTTTCAGAATATTTGCCTACCTTAACCAGTAAATGTTTAAGTCTGAAGAAGGAGGATCTGGCAGAAACCAATGCTTTGGAGGTCATGTTGGATGGATCAGTCCAAAAACTGATGGAGACCATGTTTGTTTGGTGTGAAGTGGAGGAAAGATGGAGAGCTCTGAAGGAATCCAAGCAGCATAGCGAAACTGAATTCAAGATCAAAGTAAAGCAAACCATAAAGAAGAAAATAATGTCAAGTGAAAACTCAACCAACTGCAACACATGTCAAGCCACATGTCACCAAGACTGCCTGGTTGCCTTTGACGCCATGAAGTATTTCTGTGAAGTCTTCTATTGGAATGCAGTTTGCAAGGTGTGTGGTCACGGCCAGAGCTCGCACCGCTCGGAGAACTTCTACTGGGAAACAACCATGGTGACCAAGGAGATAGATTATTctgaaataaaagaaaaatacaaaagAGAGTACAATGAAGAGATGACTTACGAGAGGATTCTAGGCAAGATGCAAACAGAAATGTCACAAGGGGAGAAAGAGGCGGTGGCCATCACTCAGAAGATCGCCAACAGCCTGAGACGGCTCCAAGAGATTTCCAGCAGATCCAATCCGATAACTGTTAAAGATTACATCCATGTGCTCATCGAGACAGAGAGGCGGGAGAAAAGAAGTGGCTATGAGGAGAGAATTAATGTGCTGGAAGCAGCGATAAGGGAATGCATTGCTAAGTAA
- the LRRC61 gene encoding leucine-rich repeat-containing protein 61 isoform X4 has protein sequence MQERGKGLSMADRKRPLFIKQNKHLFISEKIGPLTIYKMLLSLKTVDSQKIWEYGAEKPHKDNKVIMFVGEKGSDKSSLINTVLNCVFGVKWEDEFRVQLIDDRGGLSSFQTPRVTIYQINREDGFLIPYSITIIDIPEFGDTNEKRHNEKMMRQIREFFSKGSFTKIDAICFAVRSRLECLTATQMYIYENMLTIFGEIVRENIVFFAASAEAKEKNVPSTATEPTALPAQPDHGQFVYYIVDNAVVYADNSPTEDSNFTYVANELQWRMGMDSIKQFLSEYLPTLTSKCLSLKKEDLAETNALEVMLDGSVQKLMETMFVWCEVEERWRALKESKQHSETEFKIKVKQTIKKKIMSSENSTNCNTCQATCHQDCLVAFDAMKYFCEVFYWNAVCKVCGHGQSSHRSENFYWETTMVTKEIDYSEIKEKYKREYNEEMTYERILGKMQTEMSQGEKEAVAITQKIANSLRRLQEISSRSNPITVKDYIHVLIETERREKRSGYEERINVLEAAIRECIAK, from the exons ATGCAGGAGAGAG GTAAAGGCCTGTCTATGGCAGATCGTAAAAGACCTCTATTTATCAAACAGAACAAGCATCTCTTCATCTCAGAGAAGATAGGTCCTCTGACCATATACAAGATGTTGTTATCACTGAAGACTGTCGATTCTCAGAAGATCTGGGAATATGGAGCAGAGAAACCTCACAAGGACAACAAAGTCATAATGTTTGTTGGAGAAAAAGGATCTGATAAATCGTCTCTGATTAATACGGTGTTGAACTGCGTCTTTGGTGTGAAGTGGGAAGACGAGTttcgtgtccagctgatcgatgaCAGAGGTGGGCTGAGTTCGTTCCAGACACCGAGAGTCACCATTTACCAGATCAACCGTGAGGACGGATTCCTAATCCCATACTCCATAACCATCATTGACATCCCGGAGTTTGGAGACACCAACGAAAAGAGACATAATGAGAAAATGATGAGGCAGATACGAGAATTTTTTTCTAAGGGCAGCTTTACTAAGATAGATGCCATCTGTTTTGCTGTTCGGTCCCGTTTGGAATGCTTGACTGCAACACAGATGTACATTTATGAAAATatgttaactatttttggggaaattGTGAGGGAAAATATTGTCTTCTTTGCCGCATCAGCAGAAGCCAAGGAGAAGAACGTTCCTTCAACAGCTACTGAGCCAACAGCTCTCCCTGCCCAACCTGATCATGGACAATTCGTGTACTACATAGTGGACAATGCCGTTGTCTACGCCGATAACTCCCCCACGGAAGACAGTAATTTTACCTACGTAGCTAATGAATTGCAGTGGAGGATGGGTATGGACAGCATCAAACAATTTCTTTCAGAATATTTGCCTACCTTAACCAGTAAATGTTTAAGTCTGAAGAAGGAGGATCTGGCAGAAACCAATGCTTTGGAGGTCATGTTGGATGGATCAGTCCAAAAACTGATGGAGACCATGTTTGTTTGGTGTGAAGTGGAGGAAAGATGGAGAGCTCTGAAGGAATCCAAGCAGCATAGCGAAACTGAATTCAAGATCAAAGTAAAGCAAACCATAAAGAAGAAAATAATGTCAAGTGAAAACTCAACCAACTGCAACACATGTCAAGCCACATGTCACCAAGACTGCCTGGTTGCCTTTGACGCCATGAAGTATTTCTGTGAAGTCTTCTATTGGAATGCAGTTTGCAAGGTGTGTGGTCACGGCCAGAGCTCGCACCGCTCGGAGAACTTCTACTGGGAAACAACCATGGTGACCAAGGAGATAGATTATTctgaaataaaagaaaaatacaaaagAGAGTACAATGAAGAGATGACTTACGAGAGGATTCTAGGCAAGATGCAAACAGAAATGTCACAAGGGGAGAAAGAGGCGGTGGCCATCACTCAGAAGATCGCCAACAGCCTGAGACGGCTCCAAGAGATTTCCAGCAGATCCAATCCGATAACTGTTAAAGATTACATCCATGTGCTCATCGAGACAGAGAGGCGGGAGAAAAGAAGTGGCTATGAGGAGAGAATTAATGTGCTGGAAGCAGCGATAAGGGAATGCATTGCTAAGTAA
- the LRRC61 gene encoding leucine-rich repeat-containing protein 61 isoform X3: MAETISQQTGKGLSMADRKRPLFIKQNKHLFISEKIGPLTIYKMLLSLKTVDSQKIWEYGAEKPHKDNKVIMFVGEKGSDKSSLINTVLNCVFGVKWEDEFRVQLIDDRGGLSSFQTPRVTIYQINREDGFLIPYSITIIDIPEFGDTNEKRHNEKMMRQIREFFSKGSFTKIDAICFAVRSRLECLTATQMYIYENMLTIFGEIVRENIVFFAASAEAKEKNVPSTATEPTALPAQPDHGQFVYYIVDNAVVYADNSPTEDSNFTYVANELQWRMGMDSIKQFLSEYLPTLTSKCLSLKKEDLAETNALEVMLDGSVQKLMETMFVWCEVEERWRALKESKQHSETEFKIKVKQTIKKKIMSSENSTNCNTCQATCHQDCLVAFDAMKYFCEVFYWNAVCKVCGHGQSSHRSENFYWETTMVTKEIDYSEIKEKYKREYNEEMTYERILGKMQTEMSQGEKEAVAITQKIANSLRRLQEISSRSNPITVKDYIHVLIETERREKRSGYEERINVLEAAIRECIAK; encoded by the exons ATGGCCGAGACAATCAGCCAGCAGACAG GTAAAGGCCTGTCTATGGCAGATCGTAAAAGACCTCTATTTATCAAACAGAACAAGCATCTCTTCATCTCAGAGAAGATAGGTCCTCTGACCATATACAAGATGTTGTTATCACTGAAGACTGTCGATTCTCAGAAGATCTGGGAATATGGAGCAGAGAAACCTCACAAGGACAACAAAGTCATAATGTTTGTTGGAGAAAAAGGATCTGATAAATCGTCTCTGATTAATACGGTGTTGAACTGCGTCTTTGGTGTGAAGTGGGAAGACGAGTttcgtgtccagctgatcgatgaCAGAGGTGGGCTGAGTTCGTTCCAGACACCGAGAGTCACCATTTACCAGATCAACCGTGAGGACGGATTCCTAATCCCATACTCCATAACCATCATTGACATCCCGGAGTTTGGAGACACCAACGAAAAGAGACATAATGAGAAAATGATGAGGCAGATACGAGAATTTTTTTCTAAGGGCAGCTTTACTAAGATAGATGCCATCTGTTTTGCTGTTCGGTCCCGTTTGGAATGCTTGACTGCAACACAGATGTACATTTATGAAAATatgttaactatttttggggaaattGTGAGGGAAAATATTGTCTTCTTTGCCGCATCAGCAGAAGCCAAGGAGAAGAACGTTCCTTCAACAGCTACTGAGCCAACAGCTCTCCCTGCCCAACCTGATCATGGACAATTCGTGTACTACATAGTGGACAATGCCGTTGTCTACGCCGATAACTCCCCCACGGAAGACAGTAATTTTACCTACGTAGCTAATGAATTGCAGTGGAGGATGGGTATGGACAGCATCAAACAATTTCTTTCAGAATATTTGCCTACCTTAACCAGTAAATGTTTAAGTCTGAAGAAGGAGGATCTGGCAGAAACCAATGCTTTGGAGGTCATGTTGGATGGATCAGTCCAAAAACTGATGGAGACCATGTTTGTTTGGTGTGAAGTGGAGGAAAGATGGAGAGCTCTGAAGGAATCCAAGCAGCATAGCGAAACTGAATTCAAGATCAAAGTAAAGCAAACCATAAAGAAGAAAATAATGTCAAGTGAAAACTCAACCAACTGCAACACATGTCAAGCCACATGTCACCAAGACTGCCTGGTTGCCTTTGACGCCATGAAGTATTTCTGTGAAGTCTTCTATTGGAATGCAGTTTGCAAGGTGTGTGGTCACGGCCAGAGCTCGCACCGCTCGGAGAACTTCTACTGGGAAACAACCATGGTGACCAAGGAGATAGATTATTctgaaataaaagaaaaatacaaaagAGAGTACAATGAAGAGATGACTTACGAGAGGATTCTAGGCAAGATGCAAACAGAAATGTCACAAGGGGAGAAAGAGGCGGTGGCCATCACTCAGAAGATCGCCAACAGCCTGAGACGGCTCCAAGAGATTTCCAGCAGATCCAATCCGATAACTGTTAAAGATTACATCCATGTGCTCATCGAGACAGAGAGGCGGGAGAAAAGAAGTGGCTATGAGGAGAGAATTAATGTGCTGGAAGCAGCGATAAGGGAATGCATTGCTAAGTAA
- the LRRC61 gene encoding leucine-rich repeat-containing protein 61 isoform X2: MDNRNNKEENLDNSRITPEMLKSRTGKGLSMADRKRPLFIKQNKHLFISEKIGPLTIYKMLLSLKTVDSQKIWEYGAEKPHKDNKVIMFVGEKGSDKSSLINTVLNCVFGVKWEDEFRVQLIDDRGGLSSFQTPRVTIYQINREDGFLIPYSITIIDIPEFGDTNEKRHNEKMMRQIREFFSKGSFTKIDAICFAVRSRLECLTATQMYIYENMLTIFGEIVRENIVFFAASAEAKEKNVPSTATEPTALPAQPDHGQFVYYIVDNAVVYADNSPTEDSNFTYVANELQWRMGMDSIKQFLSEYLPTLTSKCLSLKKEDLAETNALEVMLDGSVQKLMETMFVWCEVEERWRALKESKQHSETEFKIKVKQTIKKKIMSSENSTNCNTCQATCHQDCLVAFDAMKYFCEVFYWNAVCKVCGHGQSSHRSENFYWETTMVTKEIDYSEIKEKYKREYNEEMTYERILGKMQTEMSQGEKEAVAITQKIANSLRRLQEISSRSNPITVKDYIHVLIETERREKRSGYEERINVLEAAIRECIAK, encoded by the coding sequence GTAAAGGCCTGTCTATGGCAGATCGTAAAAGACCTCTATTTATCAAACAGAACAAGCATCTCTTCATCTCAGAGAAGATAGGTCCTCTGACCATATACAAGATGTTGTTATCACTGAAGACTGTCGATTCTCAGAAGATCTGGGAATATGGAGCAGAGAAACCTCACAAGGACAACAAAGTCATAATGTTTGTTGGAGAAAAAGGATCTGATAAATCGTCTCTGATTAATACGGTGTTGAACTGCGTCTTTGGTGTGAAGTGGGAAGACGAGTttcgtgtccagctgatcgatgaCAGAGGTGGGCTGAGTTCGTTCCAGACACCGAGAGTCACCATTTACCAGATCAACCGTGAGGACGGATTCCTAATCCCATACTCCATAACCATCATTGACATCCCGGAGTTTGGAGACACCAACGAAAAGAGACATAATGAGAAAATGATGAGGCAGATACGAGAATTTTTTTCTAAGGGCAGCTTTACTAAGATAGATGCCATCTGTTTTGCTGTTCGGTCCCGTTTGGAATGCTTGACTGCAACACAGATGTACATTTATGAAAATatgttaactatttttggggaaattGTGAGGGAAAATATTGTCTTCTTTGCCGCATCAGCAGAAGCCAAGGAGAAGAACGTTCCTTCAACAGCTACTGAGCCAACAGCTCTCCCTGCCCAACCTGATCATGGACAATTCGTGTACTACATAGTGGACAATGCCGTTGTCTACGCCGATAACTCCCCCACGGAAGACAGTAATTTTACCTACGTAGCTAATGAATTGCAGTGGAGGATGGGTATGGACAGCATCAAACAATTTCTTTCAGAATATTTGCCTACCTTAACCAGTAAATGTTTAAGTCTGAAGAAGGAGGATCTGGCAGAAACCAATGCTTTGGAGGTCATGTTGGATGGATCAGTCCAAAAACTGATGGAGACCATGTTTGTTTGGTGTGAAGTGGAGGAAAGATGGAGAGCTCTGAAGGAATCCAAGCAGCATAGCGAAACTGAATTCAAGATCAAAGTAAAGCAAACCATAAAGAAGAAAATAATGTCAAGTGAAAACTCAACCAACTGCAACACATGTCAAGCCACATGTCACCAAGACTGCCTGGTTGCCTTTGACGCCATGAAGTATTTCTGTGAAGTCTTCTATTGGAATGCAGTTTGCAAGGTGTGTGGTCACGGCCAGAGCTCGCACCGCTCGGAGAACTTCTACTGGGAAACAACCATGGTGACCAAGGAGATAGATTATTctgaaataaaagaaaaatacaaaagAGAGTACAATGAAGAGATGACTTACGAGAGGATTCTAGGCAAGATGCAAACAGAAATGTCACAAGGGGAGAAAGAGGCGGTGGCCATCACTCAGAAGATCGCCAACAGCCTGAGACGGCTCCAAGAGATTTCCAGCAGATCCAATCCGATAACTGTTAAAGATTACATCCATGTGCTCATCGAGACAGAGAGGCGGGAGAAAAGAAGTGGCTATGAGGAGAGAATTAATGTGCTGGAAGCAGCGATAAGGGAATGCATTGCTAAGTAA
- the LRRC61 gene encoding leucine-rich repeat-containing protein 61 isoform X5, with protein MADRKRPLFIKQNKHLFISEKIGPLTIYKMLLSLKTVDSQKIWEYGAEKPHKDNKVIMFVGEKGSDKSSLINTVLNCVFGVKWEDEFRVQLIDDRGGLSSFQTPRVTIYQINREDGFLIPYSITIIDIPEFGDTNEKRHNEKMMRQIREFFSKGSFTKIDAICFAVRSRLECLTATQMYIYENMLTIFGEIVRENIVFFAASAEAKEKNVPSTATEPTALPAQPDHGQFVYYIVDNAVVYADNSPTEDSNFTYVANELQWRMGMDSIKQFLSEYLPTLTSKCLSLKKEDLAETNALEVMLDGSVQKLMETMFVWCEVEERWRALKESKQHSETEFKIKVKQTIKKKIMSSENSTNCNTCQATCHQDCLVAFDAMKYFCEVFYWNAVCKVCGHGQSSHRSENFYWETTMVTKEIDYSEIKEKYKREYNEEMTYERILGKMQTEMSQGEKEAVAITQKIANSLRRLQEISSRSNPITVKDYIHVLIETERREKRSGYEERINVLEAAIRECIAK; from the coding sequence ATGGCAGATCGTAAAAGACCTCTATTTATCAAACAGAACAAGCATCTCTTCATCTCAGAGAAGATAGGTCCTCTGACCATATACAAGATGTTGTTATCACTGAAGACTGTCGATTCTCAGAAGATCTGGGAATATGGAGCAGAGAAACCTCACAAGGACAACAAAGTCATAATGTTTGTTGGAGAAAAAGGATCTGATAAATCGTCTCTGATTAATACGGTGTTGAACTGCGTCTTTGGTGTGAAGTGGGAAGACGAGTttcgtgtccagctgatcgatgaCAGAGGTGGGCTGAGTTCGTTCCAGACACCGAGAGTCACCATTTACCAGATCAACCGTGAGGACGGATTCCTAATCCCATACTCCATAACCATCATTGACATCCCGGAGTTTGGAGACACCAACGAAAAGAGACATAATGAGAAAATGATGAGGCAGATACGAGAATTTTTTTCTAAGGGCAGCTTTACTAAGATAGATGCCATCTGTTTTGCTGTTCGGTCCCGTTTGGAATGCTTGACTGCAACACAGATGTACATTTATGAAAATatgttaactatttttggggaaattGTGAGGGAAAATATTGTCTTCTTTGCCGCATCAGCAGAAGCCAAGGAGAAGAACGTTCCTTCAACAGCTACTGAGCCAACAGCTCTCCCTGCCCAACCTGATCATGGACAATTCGTGTACTACATAGTGGACAATGCCGTTGTCTACGCCGATAACTCCCCCACGGAAGACAGTAATTTTACCTACGTAGCTAATGAATTGCAGTGGAGGATGGGTATGGACAGCATCAAACAATTTCTTTCAGAATATTTGCCTACCTTAACCAGTAAATGTTTAAGTCTGAAGAAGGAGGATCTGGCAGAAACCAATGCTTTGGAGGTCATGTTGGATGGATCAGTCCAAAAACTGATGGAGACCATGTTTGTTTGGTGTGAAGTGGAGGAAAGATGGAGAGCTCTGAAGGAATCCAAGCAGCATAGCGAAACTGAATTCAAGATCAAAGTAAAGCAAACCATAAAGAAGAAAATAATGTCAAGTGAAAACTCAACCAACTGCAACACATGTCAAGCCACATGTCACCAAGACTGCCTGGTTGCCTTTGACGCCATGAAGTATTTCTGTGAAGTCTTCTATTGGAATGCAGTTTGCAAGGTGTGTGGTCACGGCCAGAGCTCGCACCGCTCGGAGAACTTCTACTGGGAAACAACCATGGTGACCAAGGAGATAGATTATTctgaaataaaagaaaaatacaaaagAGAGTACAATGAAGAGATGACTTACGAGAGGATTCTAGGCAAGATGCAAACAGAAATGTCACAAGGGGAGAAAGAGGCGGTGGCCATCACTCAGAAGATCGCCAACAGCCTGAGACGGCTCCAAGAGATTTCCAGCAGATCCAATCCGATAACTGTTAAAGATTACATCCATGTGCTCATCGAGACAGAGAGGCGGGAGAAAAGAAGTGGCTATGAGGAGAGAATTAATGTGCTGGAAGCAGCGATAAGGGAATGCATTGCTAAGTAA